A single region of the Triticum dicoccoides isolate Atlit2015 ecotype Zavitan chromosome 2B, WEW_v2.0, whole genome shotgun sequence genome encodes:
- the LOC119364598 gene encoding copper methylamine oxidase-like: MASAQEKAALCCGGPARDAPRAAIAAPGKVSMSAAGGGGERVVSAAGGGAVMDDIASAAQPTTAKASSKGIPIMTRAQRFHPLDPLSAAEIAVAVATVRAAGKSPEERDSMRFVEAVLLEPEKNVVALADAYFFPPFQPSLLPRTKGSAVIPSRLPPRRAKLVVYNRHSNETTIWIVELSEVHAATRGGHHRGKVISSEVVPDVQPAMDAMEYAECEATVKNYPPFVEAMKKRGVDDMELVMVDAWCAGYYSDADAPSRRLARPLIFCRTESDSPMENGYARPVEGIHVVVDMQNNIVIEFEDRKFVPLPPPDHLRNYTPGETRGGVDRSDVKPLIINQPEGPSFRINGYFVEWQKWNFRIGFTPKEGLVIYSVAYVDGSRGRRPIAHRLSFVEMVVPYGDPSEPHYRKNAFDAGEDGLGKNAHSLKKGCDCLGYIKYFDAHFTNFTGHVETIENCVCLHEEDHGILWKHQDWRTGLAEVRRSRRLTVSFICTVANYEYGFYWHFYQDGKIEAEVKLTGILSLGALMPGESRKYGTTIAPSLYAPVHQHFFVARMDMAIDCKPNEAHNQVVEVNVKVESAGTNNVHNNAFYAEEKILKSELQAMRDCDPSSARHWIVRNTRAVNRTGQPTGFRLVPGSNCLPFALPEAKFLRRAGFLKHNLWVTPYKSDEKFPGGEFPNQNPRLHEGLATWVKKDRPLEETDIVLWYVFGLTHIPRLEDWPVMPVEHIGFMLMPHGFFNCSPAVDVPPGTSDAADVKEAESPKAIQNGALVSKL; encoded by the exons ATGGCCTCAGCTCAGGAAAAGGCGGCGCTCTGCTGCGGGGGCCCCGCGCGCGATGCCCCCAGGGCGGCGATCGCCGCGCCCGGGAAGGTCTCCATGTCCGCGGCCGGCGGTGGCGGTGAGCGCGTCGTCTCCGCTGCCGGGGGCGGCGCCGTGATGGACGACATCGCGTCCGCGGCCCAGCCCACTACCGCCAAGGCCTCCTCTAAAG GGATACCCATAATGACGAGAGCTCAAAGATTCCACCCTTTGGACCCATTATCTGCTGCCGAAATTGCAGTGGCTGTTGCAACTGTAAGAGCCGCTGGAAAATCTCCTGAG GAACGTGACAGCATGCGTTTTGTTGAAGCTGTGCTGCTGGAACCAGAAAAGAATGTTGTAGCATTAGCCGATGCCTATTTTTTCCCGCCATTCCAACCATCACTGCTCCCTAGAACCAAAGGCTCTGCCGTCATTCCGAGCAGGTTGCCTCCCAGGAGGGCCAAGCTTGTTGTCTACAATAGACATTCAAATGAGACTACCATTTGGATAGTAGAACTATCTGAAGTGCATGCAGCTACTAGAGGTGGACATCACAGAGGGAAGGTGATATCATCTGAAGTTGTTCCAGATGTACAGCCTGCAATG GATGCTATGGAATATGCTGAGTGTGAAGCTACTGTCAAAAATTATCCTCCATTTGTTGAAGCTATGAAGAAAAGAGGTGTGGACGACATGGAACTTGTCATGGTAGATGCCTG GTGTGCTGGCTACTACAGTGATGCTGATGCTCCCAGTCGCAGACTTGCCAGGCCTCTAATCTTTTGCCGAACTGAGAGTGATAGTCCCATGGAGAATGGTTATGCTCGTCCTGTGGAAGGGATCCATGTTGTTGTTGATATGCAGAATAATATTGTCATAGAGTTTGAAGACAGGAAGTTTGTTCCTCTGCCTCCACCAGATCATTTGAGAAACTACACTCCTGGAGAAACTAGAGGTGGTGTTGATCGAAGTGATGTGAAACCTCTTATTATCAATCAGCCTGAGGGCCCAAGCTTCCGTATTAATGGCTATTTTGTGGAATGGCAGAAG TGGAATTTCCGTATTGGCTTCACCCCTAAAGAGGGTTTGGTCATCTATTCTGTTGCATATGTTGATGGTAGCCGTGGGCGTAGACCTATAGCTCATAGGCTGAGCTTTGTTGAGATGGTTGTTCCTTATGGAGATCCAAGTGAACCACATTATCGCAAGAATGCTTTTGATGCTggagaagatggacttggcaaaaaTGCTCATTCTCTTAAGAAG GGGTGTGACTGCTTGGGTTACATCAAGTATTTTGATGCACACTTCACGAACTTTACCGGTCATGTGGAGACAATTGAGAACTGTGTGTGTCTGCACGAGGAGGACCATGGAATCCTTTGGAAACACCAAGACTGGAGAACTGGTTTAGCAGAAGTTAGGCGATCAAGGAGGCTCACGGTGTCATTTATCTGCACAGTTGCCAACTATGAATATGGTTTTTACTGGCACTTTTATCAG gatggtaagatAGAAGCTGAAGTAAAACTTACTGGAATTCTGAGTTTGGGAGCTCTGATGCCTGGGGAATCAAGGAAATATGGTACAACTATTGCTCCTAGTCTGTATGCACCTGTCCACCAGCATTTCTTTGTTGCCCGTATGGACATGGCTATTGATTGCAAACCTAACGAAGCTCATAATCAG GTGGTTGAAGTAAATGTCAAAGTCGAAAGTGCAGGCACAAATAATGTGCACAACAATGCTTTCTATGCTGAAGAAAAGATACTGAAATCCGAGTTGCAAGCAATGAGAGATTGTGACCCTTCATCTGCGCGACATTGGATT GTTAGGAACACGAGGGCTGTAAATCGTACCGGACAACCAACTGGTTTCAGACTCGTGCCTGGTTCAAACTGTTTGCCATTTGCTCTGCCCGAGGCAAAGTTTCTTCGAAGAGCCGGGTTCCTAAAGCACAATCTTTGGGTGACACCATACAAGAGTGATGAGAAGTTTCCTGGAGGGGAGTTCCCCAACCAGAATCCACGTCTTCACGAGGGTTTAGCTACTTGGGTGAAGAAGGATAGACCCTTGGAGGAAACTGACATCGTTCTCTG GTATGTATTTGGGCTCACCCACATCCCAAGGCTGGAAGATTGGCCGGTCATGCCGGTGGAACACATCGGCTTCATGCTCATG CCACATGGATTCTTCAACTGCTCGCCTGCTGTTGATGTGCCTCCTGGCACTTCTGATGCCGCCGATGTCAAGGAAGCAGAGTCGCCTAAGGCCATCCAGAACGGGGCCCTTGTTTCCAAGCTCTAA